The following are encoded in a window of Streptococcus pasteurianus genomic DNA:
- the groL gene encoding chaperonin GroEL (60 kDa chaperone family; promotes refolding of misfolded polypeptides especially under stressful conditions; forms two stacked rings of heptamers to form a barrel-shaped 14mer; ends can be capped by GroES; misfolded proteins enter the barrel where they are refolded when GroES binds), with the protein MAKDIKFSADARASMMRGVDILADTVKVTLGPKGRNVVLEKSFGSPLITNDGVTIAKEIELEDHFENMGAKLVSEVASKTNDIAGDGTTTATVLTQAIVREGLKNVTAGANPIGIRRGIESAVAVAVDELKAIAQPVANKEAIAQVAAVSSRSEKVGEYISEAMEKVGNDGVITIEESRGMETELDVVEGMQFDRGYLSQYMVTDNEKMVADLENPYILITDKKISNIQDILPLLEEVLKTSRPLLIIADDVDGEALPTLVLNKIRGTFNVVAVKAPGFGDRRKAMLEDIAILTGGTVITEDLGLDLKDANMTALGQAAKVTVDKDSTVIVEGAGEASAIANRVNVIKSQLEATTSEFDREKLQERLAKLAGGVAVIKVGAATETELKEMKLRIEDALNATRAAVEEGIVAGGGTALVNVISKVAELELDGDEATGRNIVLRALEEPVRQIAFNAGYEGSVIIEHLKNSEVGTGFNAANGEWVNMVEAGIIDPVKVTRSALQNAASVASLILTTEAVVANHPEPAAPAPAAPGMDPSMMGGF; encoded by the coding sequence ATGGCAAAAGATATTAAATTTTCAGCAGATGCACGTGCAAGCATGATGCGTGGTGTGGATATTTTGGCAGATACCGTTAAAGTAACTTTAGGTCCTAAAGGTCGTAACGTGGTTCTTGAAAAATCATTTGGTTCACCACTTATCACAAATGATGGTGTGACAATCGCCAAAGAAATCGAATTAGAAGACCATTTTGAAAATATGGGAGCTAAACTTGTATCAGAAGTTGCTTCAAAAACAAACGACATCGCTGGTGATGGTACAACAACTGCCACAGTATTGACGCAAGCTATCGTTCGTGAAGGTCTTAAAAACGTTACTGCGGGTGCAAACCCAATTGGTATCCGTCGTGGTATCGAATCAGCTGTTGCTGTTGCAGTTGACGAATTGAAAGCTATTGCTCAACCAGTTGCTAATAAAGAAGCGATTGCTCAAGTTGCTGCGGTTTCATCACGTTCTGAAAAAGTTGGTGAATACATTTCAGAAGCTATGGAAAAAGTTGGCAACGACGGTGTTATCACTATCGAAGAATCACGTGGTATGGAAACAGAACTTGACGTTGTTGAAGGTATGCAATTTGACCGTGGTTACCTTTCACAATACATGGTTACTGACAATGAAAAAATGGTTGCTGACCTCGAAAATCCATACATCTTGATTACAGATAAGAAAATCTCAAACATTCAAGATATTTTGCCACTTCTTGAAGAAGTGCTTAAAACTAGTCGTCCACTTCTTATTATTGCGGATGATGTTGATGGTGAAGCTCTTCCAACACTTGTGCTTAACAAAATTCGTGGTACTTTCAACGTTGTAGCTGTTAAGGCTCCTGGATTTGGTGACCGTCGTAAAGCAATGCTTGAAGATATTGCCATTTTAACTGGTGGTACTGTTATCACAGAAGACCTTGGTCTTGATTTGAAAGATGCAAACATGACAGCTCTTGGACAAGCTGCTAAAGTAACTGTTGATAAAGATAGCACAGTTATTGTTGAAGGAGCTGGTGAGGCTTCAGCTATCGCTAATCGTGTCAATGTGATTAAATCACAACTCGAAGCAACGACATCAGAATTTGACCGTGAAAAATTACAAGAACGTTTGGCTAAATTAGCTGGTGGAGTAGCTGTTATCAAAGTTGGTGCAGCGACAGAAACAGAATTGAAAGAAATGAAATTGCGTATTGAAGATGCGCTTAATGCCACACGCGCTGCCGTTGAAGAAGGTATTGTTGCAGGTGGTGGTACAGCACTTGTCAATGTCATTTCAAAAGTTGCTGAACTTGAACTTGACGGTGATGAAGCAACTGGTCGTAACATTGTTCTTCGTGCTCTTGAAGAACCGGTTCGTCAAATTGCATTCAATGCTGGTTACGAAGGTTCAGTTATCATCGAACACTTGAAAAACTCAGAAGTTGGTACAGGATTTAACGCTGCCAATGGTGAATGGGTAAACATGGTTGAAGCAGGTATCATTGACCCTGTTAAAGTAACACGTTCAGCCCTTCAAAATGCCGCATCAGTTGCAAGTCTTATTTTGACAACTGAAGCCGTTGTGGCTAATCATCCAGAACCAGCTGCACCAGCGCCAGCAGCTCCAGGTATGGATCCATCAATGATGGGTGGCTTCTAA
- the groES gene encoding co-chaperone GroES has product MLKPLGDRVVLKVEEEKEQTVGGFVLAGASKERTQVATVVAVGDGARTLTGELVAPSVAAGDKVIIENGVGIEVKDDDNTVTIVREADILAILA; this is encoded by the coding sequence ATGTTAAAACCATTAGGTGACCGTGTGGTCTTGAAAGTTGAGGAAGAAAAAGAGCAAACAGTTGGTGGTTTTGTCCTTGCTGGCGCAAGCAAAGAAAGAACTCAAGTAGCAACTGTTGTAGCAGTCGGTGACGGTGCTCGTACCTTGACAGGTGAACTGGTAGCGCCAAGTGTTGCAGCAGGTGATAAAGTCATTATTGAAAACGGTGTTGGAATTGAAGTCAAAGACGACGATAACACAGTAACTATTGTTCGTGAAGCAGATATTTTGGCTATTCTAGCATAA
- a CDS encoding Rgg/GadR/MutR family transcriptional regulator translates to MILNEKELMNLGELYRELRVARGNVSLSQLSKFENGQTMLAADKLLVAISGIHMSFAEFGHALNHYQESPFFAVGKQIAKLQLKGDVEGLKQLLNTLEDTETFDTYNRLNRIDVASAIHSLDPNYEIADEDKKFLTDYLYGIEEWTEYELYIFGNTMAILSDADLIFLGKAFAERDKFYLSLPQHKKTAELTFLNIIFALIDREEFYYTTFFIDKLEKLLNYQDMFAIVVLNFLRQILAYLKGEITTTEPMEEYIEMVEKLGNPTTALVLRERLEAFCLKDKKRADKQPPLT, encoded by the coding sequence ATGATATTGAACGAAAAAGAATTAATGAATTTAGGTGAACTTTATCGGGAACTCAGAGTGGCGCGTGGCAATGTGTCTCTTTCACAATTATCAAAATTTGAAAATGGGCAAACAATGTTAGCAGCTGATAAATTGTTAGTAGCTATTTCTGGTATTCACATGAGTTTCGCCGAGTTCGGGCATGCTTTAAATCATTATCAAGAAAGCCCCTTTTTTGCTGTTGGTAAACAGATTGCAAAATTACAGTTAAAGGGTGATGTTGAAGGATTAAAACAATTGCTGAACACTTTGGAAGATACGGAAACATTTGACACCTATAACCGGCTAAATAGGATAGATGTCGCTAGCGCTATTCATTCACTAGACCCAAATTATGAAATCGCCGATGAGGACAAGAAGTTTTTGACAGACTATCTTTATGGTATAGAAGAATGGACGGAGTATGAGCTGTACATTTTTGGAAATACAATGGCTATTTTGTCAGATGCAGATTTGATTTTCTTAGGGAAAGCTTTTGCAGAACGTGATAAGTTTTATTTATCGTTGCCGCAGCATAAAAAAACAGCAGAGCTAACCTTTTTAAATATCATCTTTGCGCTAATTGATCGCGAAGAGTTTTATTACACCACTTTTTTTATTGATAAACTGGAAAAATTATTAAATTATCAAGATATGTTTGCGATTGTTGTTTTAAATTTCTTAAGGCAAATTCTAGCTTATTTAAAAGGTGAAATAACAACGACCGAACCAATGGAAGAATATATTGAAATGGTAGAAAAACTAGGTAACCCTACAACTGCTTTGGTGTTAAGAGAACGGTTAGAAGCATTTTGCCTAAAAGACAAGAAAAGAGCAGATAAACAACCACCGCTAACCTAA
- a CDS encoding ABC transporter substrate binding protein, translated as MKRNMATIMVLMLAVLTLFGCSSSKSTSDDGVHIGILQYVEHQSLTAARKGFVDELEKEGYIDGDNIVIDYENAQGDQSNLQTISTNLIANNDLVLGIATPAAQTLANLSTDVPVLFTAVTDPVSAKLVDSMKNPGGIATGTSDMSPISKQVELLQKVMPNVTKVGIMYTTNERNSEVQVEEAKEAFAKAGIEAITKGISSTNDVQDTAKSLMSQTEVLFIPTDNMIVSAISLITELSKETKIPVVGGSADVVEQGVLFTYGANYEALGRQTAKLAIRILEGEDVSDVAAEYPETLNVVTNDEMAETLGIDLSSIENDTTESSSDTTETSTSASSSTTKTSSSSTSTQTSDSSSTNGWLDIVLSAISQGLLWSIMAIGVFITFRILDIADLSAEGSFPLGAASTAIMIVNGINPLIATIGGFVAGMVAGAVSGFMHTKMKIPALLTGIITLTALYSINLLVLGSANVSLAGQETLVTLMTSALNLSKLYAVILIGVIFVALVIILLVVLLNTQVGLALRATGDNIAMGEANGIKVDRMKILGYMISNGLIALAGSLLAQNNGYADMNMGTGTIVNGLASIILAEVIVKYLPLGKRLWSIVLGSILYRLVLVIILAMNVDAQMLKLASAILLALILYVPEIRNKLHIKPSKTLTPGGED; from the coding sequence ATGAAAAGAAACATGGCAACTATTATGGTTTTGATGTTAGCTGTGCTCACATTATTTGGATGTTCATCATCAAAAAGTACTAGTGACGATGGTGTCCATATTGGGATTCTTCAGTATGTTGAACATCAATCGCTAACAGCAGCTCGCAAGGGATTTGTGGATGAATTAGAAAAAGAAGGGTATATTGACGGGGATAATATTGTCATTGATTATGAAAATGCACAAGGTGACCAGTCAAATTTACAAACCATTTCAACCAATTTGATTGCTAATAATGACCTTGTTTTAGGGATTGCAACACCAGCCGCACAGACCTTGGCTAATCTATCAACCGACGTTCCAGTCTTGTTTACAGCAGTTACCGACCCAGTATCAGCAAAATTAGTTGATTCAATGAAAAATCCTGGGGGTATTGCAACAGGGACAAGCGATATGTCACCTATTTCAAAACAAGTCGAATTATTACAAAAAGTTATGCCGAATGTAACAAAAGTTGGCATCATGTACACGACAAATGAACGCAATTCCGAAGTTCAAGTTGAAGAAGCAAAAGAAGCGTTTGCTAAGGCAGGTATCGAGGCCATTACCAAAGGTATTTCATCAACGAACGATGTTCAAGATACCGCTAAAAGCCTGATGAGCCAGACAGAAGTTCTATTTATCCCAACGGATAACATGATTGTTAGTGCTATCTCGCTCATTACAGAATTATCGAAAGAAACAAAAATCCCAGTTGTCGGTGGTTCAGCAGATGTTGTGGAACAAGGTGTCCTTTTTACGTACGGTGCCAATTACGAAGCCCTTGGTCGTCAAACGGCAAAATTAGCCATTCGTATCCTTGAAGGTGAAGATGTTAGTGATGTTGCTGCGGAATATCCAGAGACGCTAAACGTCGTTACTAATGATGAAATGGCTGAGACTTTAGGAATTGATTTAAGCAGTATTGAGAACGACACGACAGAATCGTCTTCTGATACGACCGAAACAAGCACATCAGCAAGCTCAAGCACAACGAAAACCAGTTCATCAAGCACGTCAACACAAACGTCAGATTCATCAAGTACGAACGGTTGGCTTGATATTGTTTTATCGGCAATTTCACAAGGTCTTTTGTGGTCAATCATGGCAATTGGTGTCTTTATTACTTTCCGTATTTTAGATATTGCTGACCTTTCTGCCGAAGGCTCATTCCCACTCGGGGCAGCTTCAACAGCGATTATGATTGTCAATGGCATTAATCCCTTAATTGCTACTATTGGTGGTTTTGTGGCAGGAATGGTTGCTGGTGCAGTGTCTGGTTTCATGCACACCAAGATGAAAATTCCAGCTCTGTTAACAGGGATTATTACCCTTACGGCACTTTATTCTATCAATCTTTTGGTGCTAGGTAGTGCCAATGTTTCGTTAGCAGGTCAAGAAACACTCGTGACCTTAATGACGTCAGCACTTAACTTGTCGAAACTATATGCTGTGATTTTGATTGGTGTTATCTTTGTCGCATTAGTCATTATCTTGCTGGTGGTTCTGTTAAATACGCAAGTCGGTCTCGCGCTTCGTGCAACAGGTGATAATATTGCTATGGGTGAAGCTAATGGTATCAAGGTTGACCGCATGAAGATTTTGGGTTACATGATTTCAAATGGTTTGATTGCCCTTGCTGGTTCACTTTTGGCGCAAAATAATGGCTACGCGGATATGAATATGGGAACAGGTACGATTGTTAATGGTTTGGCATCTATTATCCTTGCTGAAGTTATCGTGAAATATTTGCCACTTGGCAAACGTCTCTGGTCAATTGTTCTTGGTTCAATCTTATATCGTCTGGTGCTTGTTATCATTCTAGCCATGAATGTCGATGCGCAAATGCTCAAATTAGCGTCAGCGATTCTGCTTGCCTTGATTCTCTATGTTCCAGAAATTCGCAACAAACTTCATATCAAACCCTCAAAAACATTAACTCCAGGAGGTGAAGATTAA
- a CDS encoding PTS sugar transporter subunit IIA, protein MKYLLLVSHGDFATGLKTSLAMFSEDKIDQVIAVGLKNGKTVDDFEKDFRQAISGLTADDSVVVLADIIGGSPLTTACNVLDELGKLENAVVLGGMNLPMAITSAVMKDMLEGDDFVQAVLPEAQAALQEFKITSDDDDDDI, encoded by the coding sequence ATGAAGTATTTACTACTAGTCAGTCATGGAGACTTTGCGACGGGTCTCAAAACGTCTTTGGCGATGTTTTCGGAAGATAAAATTGATCAAGTCATCGCTGTCGGTCTAAAAAATGGCAAAACAGTTGATGACTTTGAAAAAGACTTCAGACAAGCTATTTCAGGTTTAACAGCTGACGATTCCGTTGTTGTTCTTGCTGATATTATTGGCGGTAGCCCTTTGACAACTGCTTGTAACGTCTTGGACGAACTCGGAAAATTGGAAAATGCTGTTGTTTTAGGTGGTATGAATTTACCAATGGCAATTACTTCTGCAGTGATGAAAGATATGCTTGAGGGCGATGATTTTGTACAAGCCGTTTTGCCAGAAGCTCAAGCGGCTCTTCAAGAATTCAAAATCACTTCAGATGATGATGACGATGATATTTAA
- a CDS encoding PTS system mannose/fructose/sorbose family transporter subunit IID — translation MAQKKLTKKTLMKSFHHWYYGNLTCFSQEHMQTFGYLTSMLPIVEELYDNKEDQARSMQTYTAFFNTEPQLGSLIVGITAGLEEARANGSEEVDDETINGLRAGLMGPVAGIGDSLVVGTLIPVILGIALGLSTGGSPIGAVFYIVVWNLLAYLGMRFAYFKGYELGDKAVEFLVGAQGQAIRKAVSIVGGMVVGGVAATWVSVQTSFQLGSAKNPYLVLQDKLDAVYPGLLTAIFIVFCWWLMAKKNISPIKVMLLLVVIAFVGVLVGFFDPGLSY, via the coding sequence ATGGCTCAAAAGAAATTAACAAAGAAAACCTTGATGAAATCTTTCCATCATTGGTATTATGGTAACCTTACTTGCTTCTCACAAGAGCATATGCAAACCTTTGGTTATTTGACATCAATGCTTCCAATCGTGGAAGAATTGTATGACAATAAAGAAGACCAAGCGCGTTCAATGCAAACTTACACAGCTTTTTTCAATACAGAACCTCAGCTTGGTTCACTCATTGTCGGAATCACAGCAGGTCTTGAAGAAGCGCGTGCTAATGGTTCTGAAGAGGTTGATGACGAAACCATTAACGGACTTCGTGCAGGGCTTATGGGACCCGTGGCTGGTATCGGTGACTCACTTGTTGTTGGAACTTTGATTCCAGTTATTTTAGGGATTGCCCTTGGTCTTTCAACTGGTGGCTCACCAATCGGTGCCGTTTTCTACATTGTCGTTTGGAACTTGTTAGCTTATCTCGGTATGAGATTTGCCTATTTTAAAGGTTATGAACTCGGTGATAAAGCTGTTGAATTTCTCGTCGGTGCTCAAGGTCAAGCCATTCGTAAAGCCGTTTCTATCGTTGGTGGTATGGTTGTCGGTGGTGTTGCTGCCACTTGGGTATCTGTCCAAACATCATTCCAACTTGGTAGTGCTAAAAATCCGTACTTGGTTCTTCAAGATAAATTAGACGCTGTTTATCCAGGTTTGCTAACAGCAATCTTCATCGTCTTTTGCTGGTGGCTAATGGCTAAGAAAAATATCTCACCAATTAAAGTCATGCTATTACTTGTCGTTATTGCCTTTGTTGGTGTTCTCGTTGGATTCTTCGATCCAGGTTTGTCTTACTAA
- a CDS encoding ABC transporter ATP-binding protein produces the protein MALLTLSNIHKTFEKGTVNENHVLRGLDLDIEQGDFISVIGGNGAGKSTLMNSIAGVVDIDEGDILLEGGSIRKASVAARSKDISRVFQDPRMGTATNLTIEENMAIAYRRGKKRSFFKKSVTEQERELFKETLTELGLGLENRMKTDAAFLSGGQRQALTLAMATLVRPKILLLDEHTAALDPKTSDMVMHLTKKIVEEQELTTLMITHNMEHAIEYGNRLIMLYHGKIVVDVRGDEKKNLTVAQLMDLFHKNSGQALNDDALVLG, from the coding sequence ATGGCACTTTTAACATTATCAAATATTCATAAAACCTTTGAAAAAGGAACTGTTAACGAAAATCACGTTTTGCGTGGCTTAGATTTAGACATTGAACAAGGTGATTTCATCTCTGTCATTGGAGGAAATGGTGCTGGGAAATCAACACTTATGAATTCCATTGCTGGCGTCGTTGACATTGACGAAGGAGACATTCTTCTGGAAGGAGGATCTATTCGTAAAGCTTCTGTTGCCGCACGTTCAAAAGATATTAGCCGTGTATTCCAAGACCCACGAATGGGAACAGCAACCAATTTAACGATTGAAGAAAATATGGCGATTGCTTACCGTCGTGGTAAAAAGCGCAGCTTCTTCAAAAAATCTGTCACCGAACAAGAACGTGAATTGTTCAAAGAAACGTTGACAGAACTTGGTTTAGGACTGGAAAATCGTATGAAAACAGATGCGGCTTTCTTATCAGGTGGTCAACGCCAAGCACTAACGCTTGCTATGGCAACCTTGGTACGCCCCAAAATTCTTCTCTTAGATGAACACACAGCAGCCCTTGACCCAAAAACAAGTGACATGGTTATGCATTTAACGAAAAAAATCGTTGAAGAACAAGAGCTAACAACCCTAATGATTACTCATAATATGGAACACGCTATCGAGTATGGTAATCGTCTTATCATGCTTTATCATGGCAAAATCGTGGTTGATGTTCGTGGCGATGAAAAGAAAAACCTCACCGTTGCTCAACTCATGGACCTCTTCCACAAAAATAGCGGTCAAGCCCTAAACGACGATGCCCTAGTGCTGGGGTGA
- a CDS encoding zinc ribbon domain-containing protein, whose translation MKKIKSILRLKKVWIPSLILGLALVLFLVWGSFHYSKKHLIEEYVSAYRQSGDTFENIKGYVVWSDTNQQVTNDQAQYTMFTKLSKSEAQKLSETLEKADSSDDSYIKKVGRRFLFFPAYRVALKPMSLTIKTNINQVDVLLNEKKVAVSDSEDYTLTLERLPIADYTASISGTYNGKSVELSKAYDGENSLLDLTVSFKTFKVTSNLTDGELYFDDTRIGTLSNGEYDVSDYPLTDSAQAYVKKNYSDGELTSQKQALSGISDGDTVALDAENLLDEASAGQILVSAFDQLISYLSTGQDSSTVSTVFEDGANNEFYKGLKESIKAKMQTDTRKASSLTVPAITLTSLSQIGKESYLVNFSATYDFYYDKSTDSEKNTSGDVIQTLEGKMTLKKSGSSYVVANSGQKNITVTGENNQVKSDSVFPEKILGTWKVDDKDDIIFKFEADGMITKTTKDNEVKTAKVTKLEEEGDNIYRYVYDDGTDTSAFITSGIGGIGVKYAFGIKIDGSHLKLVLWQTGTNDDFDYSKPLYGNTLTKK comes from the coding sequence ATGAAAAAGATAAAAAGCATTTTAAGATTAAAAAAAGTTTGGATACCTAGTCTTATTTTAGGACTTGCTTTGGTACTATTTTTGGTGTGGGGGAGTTTTCATTATTCAAAGAAACATTTGATTGAGGAATATGTCTCCGCTTACCGTCAGTCTGGCGATACGTTTGAAAATATCAAGGGATATGTCGTCTGGTCGGATACCAATCAACAAGTGACGAATGACCAAGCGCAATATACGATGTTTACAAAGCTTTCTAAAAGTGAAGCCCAAAAACTGTCAGAGACGCTAGAGAAGGCAGACAGTTCGGATGATTCCTACATTAAAAAAGTGGGGCGAAGATTTCTCTTTTTCCCCGCTTACCGAGTAGCTTTAAAACCAATGAGTTTAACCATTAAGACAAATATTAATCAGGTTGATGTTCTTTTAAACGAGAAAAAAGTAGCGGTTAGTGATTCGGAAGATTATACGCTGACACTTGAGCGTTTACCAATTGCGGATTATACGGCGAGTATTTCAGGCACTTACAATGGGAAGTCAGTAGAGCTAAGTAAGGCTTATGACGGTGAAAATAGCTTGTTGGATTTGACTGTTAGTTTTAAAACATTCAAAGTAACAAGTAATTTGACTGACGGTGAGCTTTATTTTGATGACACACGCATTGGGACTTTGTCAAATGGTGAGTATGATGTGAGTGATTATCCTTTGACGGATTCTGCGCAAGCTTATGTTAAAAAGAATTATTCAGACGGAGAATTGACATCACAAAAGCAGGCTCTTTCTGGCATTTCTGATGGTGATACGGTGGCTTTAGATGCTGAAAATCTCTTAGATGAAGCAAGTGCTGGTCAGATTCTTGTGTCAGCTTTTGACCAATTGATTTCGTATTTAAGCACGGGGCAAGATTCATCAACTGTCTCTACGGTATTTGAAGATGGAGCGAATAATGAGTTTTATAAAGGCTTAAAAGAGAGCATTAAGGCGAAAATGCAGACAGATACTCGTAAGGCGTCAAGTCTGACTGTGCCAGCCATCACGCTGACGAGTCTGTCTCAGATTGGCAAGGAGTCCTATCTCGTTAACTTTTCAGCAACTTATGATTTTTATTATGATAAATCAACAGATAGCGAGAAAAATACATCTGGTGATGTTATTCAGACCTTGGAAGGCAAGATGACCTTGAAAAAATCAGGTTCAAGCTATGTTGTGGCTAATTCTGGGCAAAAAAATATCACCGTGACAGGTGAGAATAATCAAGTAAAATCAGATTCAGTCTTCCCAGAAAAAATTTTGGGAACATGGAAGGTTGATGATAAGGATGACATCATTTTCAAGTTTGAGGCTGACGGTATGATTACTAAAACAACGAAAGATAACGAAGTCAAAACAGCAAAAGTTACTAAACTTGAAGAAGAGGGGGATAATATTTATCGTTATGTTTACGATGACGGTACCGATACATCAGCCTTTATTACTAGCGGTATTGGCGGTATCGGTGTCAAATATGCCTTCGGTATTAAAATTGATGGGTCACATTTGAAATTAGTCCTTTGGCAAACTGGAACAAATGACGATTTTGATTACAGTAAACCACTTTACGGCAACACATTAACGAAAAAATAG
- a CDS encoding PTS mannose/fructose/sorbose/N-acetylgalactosamine transporter subunit IIC — protein sequence MTISWFQAALLGLFACLSSMPGLGGTTIGNYTLGRPLVGGLVCGLILGDVKTGIICGVAMQLVYIALVTPGGTVSADVRAVSYIGIPLAMVAIHSQGLSADSADAANLAKSMGTLVGTVGTVLFYGTATMNLIWQHIGWRAVEKGQFRKLYQVDWLYPWVSHFVFSFIPTLVMCKLGATAVTAMKDALPMDGIPMKTLFTVGALLPCVGIAILLKQIVEKVTDFIPFFVGFTLAASLGLNLVSCAVISLIFAVLFYELEMVKTVRATATAADDFDDDDEEDI from the coding sequence ATGACAATTTCTTGGTTTCAAGCAGCTTTGTTAGGGTTGTTTGCATGTTTGTCTTCAATGCCAGGTCTTGGTGGTACAACCATTGGTAACTATACGCTTGGTCGTCCTCTTGTCGGTGGCCTTGTCTGTGGACTTATTCTTGGCGATGTTAAAACAGGAATCATTTGTGGTGTTGCTATGCAGTTGGTTTACATTGCCCTTGTAACACCTGGTGGTACTGTTTCAGCTGACGTGCGTGCGGTGTCTTATATCGGTATTCCTTTGGCAATGGTAGCCATCCATTCTCAAGGTTTATCAGCTGATTCAGCTGATGCGGCTAACTTGGCTAAATCAATGGGTACGCTTGTTGGTACTGTCGGTACGGTTCTTTTCTACGGAACAGCAACCATGAATCTTATTTGGCAACACATTGGTTGGCGTGCGGTAGAAAAAGGTCAATTTAGAAAACTTTATCAAGTTGACTGGCTCTATCCATGGGTATCACATTTTGTATTCTCATTTATCCCAACATTGGTAATGTGTAAACTTGGTGCGACTGCTGTTACAGCAATGAAAGATGCACTTCCAATGGATGGTATTCCAATGAAAACCCTCTTTACAGTAGGGGCTTTGTTACCATGTGTCGGAATTGCCATTCTTTTGAAACAAATTGTTGAAAAAGTGACTGACTTTATTCCATTCTTTGTTGGTTTTACTTTGGCAGCTTCACTTGGTTTGAATTTGGTCTCATGTGCAGTGATTTCATTAATCTTTGCCGTATTATTCTATGAGCTTGAAATGGTTAAAACTGTAAGAGCAACAGCCACAGCAGCTGATGACTTTGATGACGATGATGAGGAGGATATCTAA
- a CDS encoding PTS system mannose/fructose/N-acetylgalactosamine-transporter subunit IIB has product MTVSFVRIDDRMIHGQTVTRWAKEYPCDGLIAVNDAASKNKVLTQAYKGASDKKTFVWSVDAFGQKSQKVLDSDTRYFVITKNPIDMKKILVDQGFVPSDVKEIIVGPCNDRPGAVKLGNNQSITQEEADALEAIEKAGYKVKFQLLPDVSIGYWSDFKSKFGY; this is encoded by the coding sequence ATGACTGTATCATTTGTACGTATTGATGACCGCATGATTCATGGGCAAACTGTAACACGTTGGGCAAAAGAATACCCTTGTGACGGTTTGATTGCCGTAAACGATGCTGCTTCAAAAAACAAAGTTTTAACCCAAGCTTACAAAGGAGCTTCGGACAAGAAAACCTTTGTTTGGTCGGTAGATGCTTTTGGACAAAAATCTCAAAAAGTATTGGATTCTGACACGCGCTATTTTGTGATTACCAAGAATCCAATTGACATGAAAAAAATTCTGGTTGACCAAGGTTTTGTTCCTAGTGATGTAAAAGAAATTATCGTTGGTCCGTGTAATGACCGACCAGGTGCTGTCAAACTTGGGAATAATCAATCTATCACCCAAGAAGAAGCAGATGCCCTTGAAGCAATTGAAAAAGCTGGATACAAAGTGAAATTCCAATTATTGCCAGATGTTTCAATCGGTTACTGGTCAGATTTCAAATCAAAATTTGGTTATTAA